The proteins below are encoded in one region of Micromonospora yangpuensis:
- a CDS encoding FAD-binding oxidoreductase — MRRLRRSYAAVPAGETVRLAKRTSNLFRPRVQPRVPGLDVSGLAGVLAVDPVTRTADVQGMCTYADLVDATLAHGLMPLVVPQLRTITLGGAVTGLGIESTSFRHGLPHESVREMDVLTGSGELLTCAPQGEHADLFAAFPNSLGSLGYATRLRIELQPVRRYVALRNVRFTGLAELTDAIGEITETRSWAGEPVDALDGVLFAPDEAYLVLGTFTDDAAGVSDYTGQAIYYRSLRERKRDTLRTHDYLWRWDTDWFWCSAAFGVQHPVVRRIWPARWRRSDVYHRLVRWEHRHQVAARIDRWRGRPPRERVVQDVEIPLDRTAEFLRWFADTVRMAPVWLCPLRLREPAGPGSATAWPLYPLRPGQTYVNIGFWGSVPIPAGAADGDLNRSIERAVATAGGHKSLYSDAYYDRVSFERLYGGPTWRAVRERYDPDHRLTGLYEKAVTRR; from the coding sequence GTGCGGCGGCTACGGCGGTCGTACGCGGCGGTGCCCGCCGGGGAGACCGTACGGCTGGCCAAACGCACCTCCAACCTGTTCCGTCCCCGGGTCCAGCCCCGGGTACCGGGGCTGGACGTCAGTGGCCTGGCCGGGGTGCTCGCCGTCGACCCGGTCACCCGTACCGCCGACGTGCAGGGCATGTGCACCTACGCGGACCTCGTCGACGCCACCCTGGCGCACGGCCTGATGCCGCTGGTGGTGCCGCAGTTGCGCACCATCACCCTGGGCGGGGCGGTGACCGGGCTGGGCATCGAGTCGACCTCGTTCCGGCACGGCCTGCCGCACGAGTCGGTGCGCGAGATGGACGTGCTGACCGGCAGCGGTGAGCTGCTCACCTGCGCCCCGCAGGGCGAGCACGCCGACCTGTTCGCCGCCTTCCCCAACTCGCTGGGCAGTCTCGGGTACGCCACCCGGCTGCGCATCGAGCTGCAACCGGTACGCCGGTACGTGGCCCTGCGCAACGTCCGGTTCACCGGCCTGGCCGAGCTGACCGACGCGATCGGCGAGATCACCGAGACCCGTTCCTGGGCCGGCGAGCCGGTCGACGCGCTGGACGGGGTGCTCTTCGCCCCGGATGAGGCGTACCTGGTGCTCGGGACCTTCACCGACGACGCGGCCGGGGTCAGCGACTACACCGGCCAGGCGATCTACTACCGCTCGCTGCGCGAGCGGAAGCGGGACACGCTGCGGACCCACGACTACCTCTGGCGGTGGGACACCGACTGGTTCTGGTGTTCGGCGGCCTTCGGGGTGCAGCACCCGGTGGTACGCCGGATCTGGCCGGCGCGGTGGCGGCGCAGCGACGTCTACCACCGGCTGGTCCGCTGGGAACACCGGCACCAGGTGGCCGCCCGGATCGACAGGTGGCGCGGCCGGCCGCCCCGGGAACGGGTGGTGCAGGACGTGGAGATCCCGCTGGACCGCACGGCGGAGTTCCTGCGCTGGTTCGCCGACACGGTGCGGATGGCCCCGGTCTGGCTATGCCCGCTGCGACTGCGCGAGCCGGCCGGGCCGGGCAGCGCCACCGCCTGGCCGTTGTATCCGCTGCGACCGGGGCAGACCTACGTCAACATCGGGTTCTGGGGGAGCGTGCCGATCCCGGCCGGGGCCGCCGACGGCGACCTCAACCGGTCGATCGAGCGCGCGGTGGCCACCGCCGGGGGGCACAAGTCGCTCTACTCCGACGCGTACTACGACCGGGTGTCCTTCGAGCGGCTCTACGGCGGCCCGACCTGGCGGGCGGTGCGGGAACGGTACGACCCGGACCACCGGCTCACCGGACTCTACGAGAAGGCGGTGACCCGGCGATGA
- a CDS encoding class I SAM-dependent methyltransferase, which translates to MSLTEKHRTPADRADPAGRPPGRRTRTTVADVVRASTVGDLPVRITGYDGSALGPADSGYTLAIRSERGLSYLLTAPGDLGLARAYVSGDLALLGVHPGDPYPALRLLADELRLRTPGLVEALALVRGLGWERLLPPVPPPQEAPPRWRRVLGGLRHSRSRDSSVISHHYDVSNAFYERVLGPSMTYTCAVFGSPDDTLEQAQWAKYELVAGKLALRPGMRLLDVGCGWGGMVRHAAREHGVRALGVTLSREQARWAQAAIEKEGLTGLAEVRHLDYRDAPPGRFDAISSIGLTEHIGVRNYPAYFAALRDRLSPHGRLLNHCITRPDNRAAHRSGAFIDRYVFPDGELAGPGRLIGELHDVGLEVQHAENLRRHYALTLARWCANLAANWDACVAEVGTGTARVWGLYMAGARFSFERNGVQLHQVLATPVDPTGERPFPLRPDWTP; encoded by the coding sequence ATGAGCCTGACCGAGAAGCACCGGACCCCGGCCGACCGGGCAGATCCCGCCGGCCGGCCGCCGGGCCGCCGGACGCGCACCACCGTGGCCGACGTCGTCCGCGCGTCGACCGTCGGGGACCTGCCGGTGCGGATCACCGGGTACGACGGCAGCGCGCTCGGCCCCGCCGACAGCGGCTACACCCTGGCCATCCGTTCCGAGCGTGGCCTGTCGTACCTGCTCACCGCCCCGGGTGACCTGGGGCTGGCGCGGGCGTACGTCAGCGGTGACCTGGCCCTGCTCGGGGTGCACCCGGGCGATCCGTACCCGGCGTTGCGGCTGCTCGCCGACGAGCTGCGGCTGCGCACCCCGGGCCTGGTCGAGGCGTTGGCGCTGGTGCGGGGGCTGGGCTGGGAACGGCTGCTGCCGCCGGTGCCCCCGCCGCAGGAGGCCCCGCCCCGCTGGCGTCGGGTGCTGGGCGGGCTGCGGCACTCCCGGAGCCGGGACAGCTCGGTGATCTCGCACCACTACGACGTGTCGAACGCGTTCTACGAGCGGGTGCTCGGGCCGTCGATGACGTACACCTGTGCCGTCTTCGGCTCGCCGGACGACACCCTGGAGCAGGCCCAGTGGGCCAAGTACGAGCTGGTCGCCGGCAAGCTGGCGCTGCGGCCGGGGATGCGGCTGCTCGACGTCGGCTGCGGGTGGGGCGGCATGGTCCGGCACGCGGCCCGTGAGCACGGGGTACGCGCCCTCGGGGTGACCCTCTCCCGGGAGCAGGCCCGGTGGGCGCAGGCCGCCATCGAGAAGGAGGGGCTGACCGGGCTGGCCGAGGTACGGCACCTGGACTACCGGGACGCCCCACCGGGGCGGTTCGACGCGATCTCCTCGATCGGGCTGACCGAGCACATCGGAGTCCGCAACTACCCGGCGTACTTCGCCGCGCTGCGGGACCGGCTGAGTCCGCACGGCCGGCTGCTCAACCACTGCATCACCCGACCGGACAACCGGGCCGCGCACCGCTCCGGGGCGTTCATCGACAGGTACGTCTTCCCCGACGGCGAGCTGGCCGGGCCGGGTCGGCTGATCGGCGAGCTGCACGACGTGGGCCTGGAGGTGCAGCACGCCGAGAACCTGCGCCGGCACTACGCGCTGACCCTGGCCCGCTGGTGCGCCAACCTGGCGGCGAACTGGGACGCCTGCGTGGCCGAGGTGGGTACGGGCACCGCCCGGGTGTGGGGCCTCTACATGGCCGGGGCCCGTTTCTCCTTCGAACGCAACGGCGTCCAGCTGCACCAGGTGCTGGCCACCCCGGTCGACCCCACCGGTGAGCGGCCCTTCCCGCTGCGCCCCGACTGGACCCCCTGA
- a CDS encoding zinc-ribbon domain-containing protein: MFFIFGLRTKVHRSGVVTAVCRYCGKQAAQVVTRHSTRFTLFFVPLIPIRTRFVRQCTFCGAEDVISRDEASRATAPVAR, translated from the coding sequence ATGTTCTTCATCTTCGGACTGCGCACCAAGGTGCACCGCTCGGGGGTGGTCACCGCGGTCTGCCGGTACTGCGGCAAACAGGCCGCGCAGGTGGTCACCCGCCACTCGACCAGGTTCACCCTCTTCTTCGTGCCGCTGATCCCGATCCGGACCCGGTTCGTGCGGCAGTGCACCTTCTGCGGGGCGGAGGACGTGATCAGCCGCGACGAGGCGAGCCGGGCCACGGCGCCGGTCGCTCGATGA